The Halobacteriovorax sp. HLS DNA segment GCCGTAATGACAGCTTTCTTTGGTCTCTTTACACGAGATAGGATTGAAGGAATGTCCTGCTTAGGACGCATGTCTTTTTTGTCTTTTTTGTTATCATTCATGAAGATAAATTTAGCAGTAAGCTGAAAGTTAGTCCATTGCTAGCTATAGTAAAAACACAACTTTAAGTAAATTGTACTCATATTAATCTAATGGTTTGTTTAGATTGTGCTGCAGTGAGAAAGAATAAGCTTTCATAATTCTAGGAGCTTGAGCTTAGTCGCTAGAAAATTCATTGATTCTTATCTCATTTTAATTCATACTGGATACATAGGTATCGTGTTCATGCCTCCCCCCCTTGTTGGGAAAGCACCAAAGTGTTGAATAGAGAGAAGTTCAAATTCATCTAACCTTAAATTAGGGATTAGACAGAAAAGGGGAATGTTTAAACGCCTTAATACGGAGGTTTCAGATGAAATTATCATCACCAATTCATGTTTTGAAAAGTCAGGCCAAGGCCTTAAAGAAAAGTCAGTCTATTTCTATGTCCGAAGCACTTAATAAGATTGCCATGAGAGAGGGGCATAGTAGTTGGTCTTTATTGCAATCAAAAAACTCTCAAATGCTTCCTACTTCTTATTGTGAAATCTTAGACTTCTTTAATGAAGGTGATCTTGTTCTAATTGGAGCAAGACCAAATATGGGAAAAACTAGTTTTACAATAGGGCTCTTTGTTCAAGCTATCCAAAGAAAGCGAGCTCCAAATTATTATTTTACCCTTTCTGAAGTGCAACGGGATGTGGCCGGACGTATTGCAATCTATGATGAATCAATAGGTAACTTGAATGAGCATTTAGGTTATATAGGAGTTGATTATTCTAATGATATAAATGCAGACTATGTCATAGAGAGAACGAAGGCAACAATAGATAAAGAATCGATCATTGTTATCGACTATCTTCAAATGCTCGATGAAAAAAGAACGAATCCGCCTCTACAAGAACAAGTTGAAAAATTGAAGAAATACGCTAAAGACACTGGCTGTATAATTATTTTTATTTCACAAGTAAAAAGAGAGTTGGAAAATAGATTAGATAAGAAACCAACCCTAAGCGATATAAGACTTCCCAATCCTCTAGATTTAAAATTTATTAATAAGATCATGCTTCTCTATAGAGAAGGTAGTGAGCCTAAAGAAGTAAGTGTAATATTCCATCGTCCTAAAGAATATGAATTTAAAGTTCTTTGGGATAGAGAGAAGATTAAATTTTCTTAGCTCTTAATGTTACTAGCGTACTCCTTGGTATTTTGCTA contains these protein-coding regions:
- a CDS encoding DNA helicase, whose product is MKLSSPIHVLKSQAKALKKSQSISMSEALNKIAMREGHSSWSLLQSKNSQMLPTSYCEILDFFNEGDLVLIGARPNMGKTSFTIGLFVQAIQRKRAPNYYFTLSEVQRDVAGRIAIYDESIGNLNEHLGYIGVDYSNDINADYVIERTKATIDKESIIVIDYLQMLDEKRTNPPLQEQVEKLKKYAKDTGCIIIFISQVKRELENRLDKKPTLSDIRLPNPLDLKFINKIMLLYREGSEPKEVSVIFHRPKEYEFKVLWDREKIKFS